Proteins encoded together in one uncultured Desulfosarcina sp. window:
- a CDS encoding helix-turn-helix transcriptional regulator has protein sequence MKPANAFGLALRHFRTCQKISQERLSQESGLDRSYISLLERGLRQPSLTTLLQLAGVLDVSASELILKVEELLDENH, from the coding sequence TTGAAACCGGCAAACGCCTTTGGTTTGGCTCTGCGACATTTTCGGACGTGCCAAAAAATTTCCCAGGAACGTCTTTCCCAAGAAAGCGGTCTCGATAGAAGCTATATTTCGCTGCTCGAAAGGGGGCTCAGGCAACCCTCCCTCACAACGCTGCTGCAGCTTGCAGGAGTTCTTGATGTTTCAGCCAGCGAACTAATCCTGAAAGTAGAGGAACTGCTCGATGAAAATCATTAA
- a CDS encoding DNA methyltransferase codes for MCTGEPLLLPKHSSSRLRSFFEKNQFRTGYATHGLFPYRGKFHPQMIKALINIMGLKPGDTILDPMMGSGTVPIEASLMGINSIAVDASPFCRFMTQAKYDALTISQKPLHSALKNSKTLFELFSKQLGLPVSGSKTRNGSRRSEFTGVKESITAFQSTLIDRFLGLIEGVDKDTLDFLLLAYLDSAGYSERSKRKPPIEQFQAILERYVFVVQKIQYVLEGSESILAKADIRQGDARKLDLDDEHVDAILFSPPYSFAIDYLANDSFHLNILGEDIERLREKMVGLRGKPLKEKYSIYIEDMGKILAECARVLKPNRLCSIVIGTNDNQLSKALGIPKEEVTGLHKIIIDFSKIRLRNCIKII; via the coding sequence ATGTGCACCGGTGAACCGCTATTGCTTCCGAAGCATTCTTCTTCTCGGTTAAGATCCTTTTTTGAAAAGAATCAATTCAGAACCGGATATGCCACCCACGGACTGTTTCCCTACCGGGGGAAGTTCCATCCCCAGATGATCAAGGCGCTGATCAATATCATGGGACTTAAACCCGGCGATACCATCCTCGACCCCATGATGGGATCTGGAACGGTTCCAATCGAAGCAAGCCTCATGGGCATCAACTCTATTGCCGTGGACGCCAGTCCTTTTTGCCGGTTTATGACCCAGGCGAAATACGACGCTCTGACAATTTCCCAAAAACCTTTACATTCCGCCCTTAAAAATTCCAAAACTTTGTTTGAACTGTTTTCAAAGCAATTGGGTCTTCCTGTTTCCGGAAGCAAAACACGAAACGGTTCCCGAAGAAGCGAATTTACAGGGGTCAAGGAATCGATCACCGCCTTCCAATCCACCCTGATTGATCGGTTCTTGGGCCTGATTGAGGGCGTGGACAAAGACACCCTTGACTTCCTGCTCTTGGCCTATCTGGACAGTGCCGGCTATTCCGAAAGAAGCAAACGAAAACCGCCGATTGAGCAGTTCCAAGCGATACTGGAGCGCTATGTTTTTGTGGTGCAGAAGATTCAATATGTCCTGGAGGGTTCGGAGTCCATTCTGGCCAAAGCGGACATCCGGCAAGGCGATGCCAGAAAATTGGACTTAGATGATGAGCATGTAGACGCGATTCTGTTTTCTCCGCCATATAGCTTTGCCATTGATTATTTGGCCAACGATTCGTTCCATCTCAATATTTTGGGAGAGGATATAGAGCGTTTAAGGGAAAAGATGGTGGGGTTACGCGGAAAACCCCTTAAGGAAAAATATTCGATTTATATCGAAGATATGGGCAAGATCCTGGCCGAATGCGCCCGGGTATTAAAGCCGAATCGACTTTGCAGCATCGTTATCGGAACAAATGACAATCAATTGAGTAAAGCGCTGGGGATTCCCAAGGAGGAGGTTACCGGTCTTCATAAAATCATAATCGATTTCAGTAAAATCCGGTTAAGGAATTGCATAAAAATAATTTAA
- a CDS encoding site-specific DNA-methyltransferase, producing MKNCFFKALGIKTTDRAALLRFSRKSAVPMDRLAYYNRNNILPTGKDLQAVCNTAGITETQLMLTMGIFDDRLRALLRKNADSIYQFIENFQDAVSTEFPMPPLALKTKLGRLYQGDCLSLMQHIESDSVDLIFADPPFNLNKIYPSNIDDNLKTEQYLSWCKNWMDECIRILKPGGSFFIWNLPKWNTHLAGYLNHRLTFRHWISVDIKYTLPIKGRLYPSHYALLYYCKGEKPKAFHPDRLPMDICPHCMGDLKDYGGYKNKMNPDGVNLTDVWLDIPPVRHRKYKKRNGSNELSVRLMDRIIEMASDEGDLVFDPFGGSGTTYAVAEIKKRKWLGIEIGPVDDIIVRFENIYEDADHIERIRRNINCLITKNDLKRRIENGWWTPDSVRKKNLKKV from the coding sequence ATGAAAAATTGCTTTTTCAAGGCATTAGGAATCAAGACAACTGACAGGGCTGCGCTCCTTCGGTTTTCACGGAAATCAGCCGTTCCGATGGACAGGCTGGCTTATTACAACCGTAACAATATCCTGCCCACCGGCAAAGATCTTCAGGCTGTCTGTAACACCGCCGGCATAACGGAAACTCAACTCATGCTCACCATGGGGATTTTCGACGACCGGCTTCGAGCACTTCTTCGAAAAAACGCCGACAGCATTTATCAGTTTATAGAGAATTTTCAGGATGCGGTCTCCACGGAATTTCCGATGCCGCCATTGGCCTTGAAAACAAAATTAGGCAGACTTTACCAAGGCGATTGTCTTTCCCTGATGCAGCATATAGAAAGCGACAGCGTCGATTTGATATTTGCGGATCCGCCGTTTAATCTGAATAAGATCTACCCTTCGAATATCGACGATAATCTGAAAACTGAGCAGTATCTCTCGTGGTGTAAAAACTGGATGGATGAATGTATCCGGATTTTAAAACCGGGCGGCAGTTTTTTCATTTGGAATCTGCCGAAATGGAACACCCACTTGGCCGGCTACTTAAATCACCGGTTGACATTCCGACACTGGATTTCGGTTGATATTAAATACACGCTGCCGATTAAAGGACGACTTTATCCGTCACACTATGCGCTTTTGTATTACTGCAAAGGCGAAAAACCGAAGGCATTTCATCCGGACCGACTCCCCATGGACATATGCCCTCACTGCATGGGGGACCTAAAAGATTACGGCGGATATAAAAATAAAATGAACCCGGACGGTGTCAATCTAACGGATGTATGGTTGGATATTCCACCGGTTCGGCATAGAAAATACAAAAAAAGGAACGGCTCCAACGAGCTTTCCGTAAGACTTATGGACCGGATTATTGAAATGGCTTCCGATGAAGGCGACCTGGTGTTCGACCCATTCGGCGGTTCCGGTACCACATATGCGGTTGCGGAAATTAAAAAACGAAAATGGCTTGGTATTGAAATCGGGCCGGTTGACGATATTATAGTCCGTTTCGAAAATATTTACGAAGATGCCGACCATATCGAAAGAATCAGAAGAAATATCAATTGCTTGATCACGAAGAACGATTTAAAAAGAAGGATTGAAAACGGGTGGTGGACTCCTGATTCAGTCAGAAAAAAGAACCTAAAAAAAGTGTGA